A single region of the Lineus longissimus chromosome 14, tnLinLong1.2, whole genome shotgun sequence genome encodes:
- the LOC135498761 gene encoding uncharacterized protein LOC135498761 isoform X1 has translation MSLESVASTSDANNKRASSSLTEGMCAVSVSKLLELFHICYNCGSMVTITQSCLSCDGIWKWQSQEMIGTVYAGNIGLSMAILAAGAIPSKVIRVLQFWGIRSISSGTYFRHQSKYLNQAVRNVWEEETIQALAAVEDVAKLSGDGRCDSPGHCAKYGSYKLHDTGRNAIVFPSTEVKNSYHMELEGLSRCVDEVKAYVPHVKIELTTDGHKSVEKWLREEQSDTIKHYFDVWHVAKGLRKRLKPITMNRRFQLVNKWLKSIINHLYWCAMTRNNDQSLILAKWRSIVNHIAGVHTHEENELFPKCIHSRIPRQWFKKGTEEYDKVCALLLNKNLLHSISKLSSDGQTSGLEGYHSSLLHFAQKMYHFGDLYSSTTGSVAVT, from the exons atgtctttggaaagtGTTGCATCTACTAG TGATGCCAACAATAAGCGAGCATCCTCATCCCTGACCGAGGGCATGTGTGCAGTTTCAGTGTCCAAGCTTTTGGAGCTGTTCCACATCTGCTACAACTGCGGCTCAATGGTGACCATCACACAGTCATGCTTGTCATGTGATGGTATCTGGAAATGGCAGAGCCAGGAAATGATTGGAACGGTATATGCTGGTAACATCGGCCTATCGATGGCAATTCTTGCAGCGGGTGCTATTCCAAGCAAAGTGATAAGAGTCCTGCAATTCTGGGGCATTCGAAGCATTTCCTCCGGAACATATTTTCGACACCAGTCAAAGTACCTGAACCAGGCAGTACGTAATGTTTGGGAGGAGGAGACCATCCAGGCACTGGCAGCTGTAGAGGACGTGGCCAAACTCTCCGGTGATGGAAGGTGCGATTCGCCCGGCCATTGTGCGAAGTATGGCTCTTACAAATTACATGACACAGGGAGAAACGCCATTGTCTTTCCA TCCACTGAGGTTAAGAACTCCTACCACATGGAGCTGGAGGGCCTGTCCCGATGTGTCGATGAAGTGAAAGCATACGTCCCACATGTTAAGATAGAATTAACAACTGATGGCCACAAATCAGTGGAGAAGTGGTTGAGAGAGGAACAATCGGACACCATAAAGCATTATTTTGATGTGTGGCATGTTGCTAAAG GACTGAGGAAAAGACTCAAGCCCATAACCATGAACAGGCGGTTTCAGCTGGTCAACAAATGGCTGAAAAGTATTATCAATCACTTGTACTGGTGTGCCATGACCAGAAATAACGACCAATCATTGATCTTGGCCAAGTGGAGATCAATAGTGAACCATATAGCCGGCGTCCACACGCACGAAGAAAACGAACTGTTCCCCAAGTGTATCCACAGTCGTATTCCAAGGCAGTGGTTTAAGAAAG GAACAGAAGAATACGACAAGGTGTGTGCTCTGCTACTCAACAAGAACCTTCTACATTCAATCTCAAAGCTCAGCTCGGATGGCCAGACATCTGGTTTGGAGGGATACCATAGCAGCCTTCTACACTTCGCCCAAAAGATGTACCATTTcggagacctgtattcatccacgaccggaagtgtggcagtcacatag
- the LOC135498761 gene encoding uncharacterized protein LOC135498761 isoform X2, producing the protein MCAVSVSKLLELFHICYNCGSMVTITQSCLSCDGIWKWQSQEMIGTVYAGNIGLSMAILAAGAIPSKVIRVLQFWGIRSISSGTYFRHQSKYLNQAVRNVWEEETIQALAAVEDVAKLSGDGRCDSPGHCAKYGSYKLHDTGRNAIVFPSTEVKNSYHMELEGLSRCVDEVKAYVPHVKIELTTDGHKSVEKWLREEQSDTIKHYFDVWHVAKGLRKRLKPITMNRRFQLVNKWLKSIINHLYWCAMTRNNDQSLILAKWRSIVNHIAGVHTHEENELFPKCIHSRIPRQWFKKGTEEYDKVCALLLNKNLLHSISKLSSDGQTSGLEGYHSSLLHFAQKMYHFGDLYSSTTGSVAVT; encoded by the exons ATGTGTGCAGTTTCAGTGTCCAAGCTTTTGGAGCTGTTCCACATCTGCTACAACTGCGGCTCAATGGTGACCATCACACAGTCATGCTTGTCATGTGATGGTATCTGGAAATGGCAGAGCCAGGAAATGATTGGAACGGTATATGCTGGTAACATCGGCCTATCGATGGCAATTCTTGCAGCGGGTGCTATTCCAAGCAAAGTGATAAGAGTCCTGCAATTCTGGGGCATTCGAAGCATTTCCTCCGGAACATATTTTCGACACCAGTCAAAGTACCTGAACCAGGCAGTACGTAATGTTTGGGAGGAGGAGACCATCCAGGCACTGGCAGCTGTAGAGGACGTGGCCAAACTCTCCGGTGATGGAAGGTGCGATTCGCCCGGCCATTGTGCGAAGTATGGCTCTTACAAATTACATGACACAGGGAGAAACGCCATTGTCTTTCCA TCCACTGAGGTTAAGAACTCCTACCACATGGAGCTGGAGGGCCTGTCCCGATGTGTCGATGAAGTGAAAGCATACGTCCCACATGTTAAGATAGAATTAACAACTGATGGCCACAAATCAGTGGAGAAGTGGTTGAGAGAGGAACAATCGGACACCATAAAGCATTATTTTGATGTGTGGCATGTTGCTAAAG GACTGAGGAAAAGACTCAAGCCCATAACCATGAACAGGCGGTTTCAGCTGGTCAACAAATGGCTGAAAAGTATTATCAATCACTTGTACTGGTGTGCCATGACCAGAAATAACGACCAATCATTGATCTTGGCCAAGTGGAGATCAATAGTGAACCATATAGCCGGCGTCCACACGCACGAAGAAAACGAACTGTTCCCCAAGTGTATCCACAGTCGTATTCCAAGGCAGTGGTTTAAGAAAG GAACAGAAGAATACGACAAGGTGTGTGCTCTGCTACTCAACAAGAACCTTCTACATTCAATCTCAAAGCTCAGCTCGGATGGCCAGACATCTGGTTTGGAGGGATACCATAGCAGCCTTCTACACTTCGCCCAAAAGATGTACCATTTcggagacctgtattcatccacgaccggaagtgtggcagtcacatag